TACAAGTAAACCAGATATAAAGATGGCGACTAGGGTTGCTGTTTccattataatatataataagaaataGTAAAGCCAAACCACGGATTTATCATAAGATCGTTTATTTACAACGGAATGTTATACAAAGTCAACAGATCTCAATGAATACAATAAGATTTATGGCTACACAAACTGTTGACGAAGCCAGTTCTAGATCGGGCCAAGACGAACTACTGTAGGGAGtttatttaaaacattgaaTTCGGAATACGGTAAAGTAGCTCCGGGATGGGGAACGACTCCTTTGATGGGTCTTGCAATGGCTCTATTTGCGGTATTTCTATCTATTATTTTGGAGATTTATAATTCTTCTGTTTTATTAGATGGAATTTCAATGAATTAATCTAATCTAGTAAGAACCACAAAATTCTAGCTTTTGGTAGTTCGATCGCGGAATTTATTTCTTTCTGTATTTCCGGAATATGAGTGTGTGGACTTGTTATAATGGATTCTATTGATAGTACAGAGAATTGGTCTGTCACCTTGATAGAGATGGTTCTACTTCGTCGGATATTTATCCGAGTATCTGGAACACGGACTATATGAACTAGattaagaaatatttgaacTATGATTCAtacttaatataatttatatattatatatatattatattatatttgacCTCGGTACGGACTCCAAAAAGAATTTCAAATagttaaaaaaaaagatttttcttttttttagtcATTCTATCTAATTCATGGAATACGTGATGATCCAATGGTTCTTACTCAGAGAATCCTTGGCTTAgcttatgatttatgattgaaTTGAATCATCGTGGTTCTAGTCTGAATCTGAGGTTTTAATTGATTCTATAGGGTCTTAACAAGAGAATTCCTATCAATTCAATAATaaagataaagaaaaataaaaggcCACATTAgagaaaaaagaaattaaaatgaaaaaaaagaaCAAATAGGTAAACAGAGCAGAGGATTCAAGAGGCCCGTAAGGATCAAGATAAAGATGATTGAGCTAACTTGATATTTTGGTATTATCACCACAAAGAGAAGCTTtcgaatttttttcttctttcgtACATTCAATTCAGAGAAGATTGAATCGTAGATTAAGAAGTTCCAAACTTTCTATTACATATCTGATTATTATTTGGGTGTTTTTGCTTGAGCTGTACGAGATGAAAGTCTCATATACGGTTCTGAGAGGGGGATTTTCACCTATCTCAATAAAGTCTATGATTGGTTCGAAGAACGTCTCGAGATTCAGGCGATTGCGGATGATATAACTAGTAAATATGTTCCTCCCCATgtcaatatattttattgtttaggGGGAATTACGCTTACTTGTTTTTTAGTACAAGTAGCTACGGGGTTTGCTATGACTTTTTACTATCGTCCGACCGTTACTGAAGCTTTTGCCTCTGTTCAATACATAATGACAGAAGCTAATTTTGGTTGGTTAATTCGATCAGTTCATCGATGGTCGGCAAGTATGATGGTCCTAATGATGATTCTGCATGTTTTTCGTGTGTATCTCACCGGTGGATTTAAGAAACCTCGCGAATTGACTTGGGTTACAGGTGTGGTTCTGGCAGTATTGACCGCATCTTTTGGCGTAACTGGTTATTCCTTACCTTGGGACCAAATTGGTTATTGGGCGGTGAAAATTGTAACAGGTGTACCTGAGGCTATTCCTGTAATAGGATCCCCTTTGGTAGAATTATTGCGCGGAAGTGCTAGTGTGGGACAATCCACTTTGACTCGTTTTTATAGTTTACACACTTTTGTACTGCCGCTTCTTACTGTTGTATTTATGTTAATGCACTTTCTAATGATACGTAAACAAGGTATTTCTGGTCCTTTATAGAGAAGATATCTACTATATATTTGTAATCAATCATTTATCACTTAGAGGAGGAATAATAGGATTTTATTGCTACAAGTATggattattgaaaataataagacATGGGTTTAGATATTTCCCTTCAACTAATTGTGTCGTGTCCTAATCGTGCCAAATAAATGATATTGTAAAGTTGAAGGAAATTCTCCGAAGAGAAAATGGATTATGGGAGTGTGCGACTTGAACTATTGATTGGTCTGTGTAGATATATGTCTGCCACATTGGAATTCACAACCAAAAGGTTTTTTGTTCCAACCACCGCGTACGTGTAACCGCTATACAGAAGATAGGCTGGTTCGCTTAAAGAGAGTCTTTTCTATGATTAGATCCGAATCACATTGTACATGAGTAGGCTCCGTAAGATCTGGTAAAATTAAGTGAAATAGATAaagattctttttattttatctatttcacttaattaattttatatttatttatacttaAAAAATAGTAtctaaaaatgaaatagtatGGAAATGCATTCATTTCTTCTGCATTGATCTGATTGATAATACTATCGGAGTGAAACAAGAGATCTAAAGAAAAACATAAACTAGACTAAATTAGTAACAAGTAAACCTTTTGTATGTGTATCTCCAACTATTTTGGAGATAATATAGTAATCGTAAAGCCTGAGACAACCCAGAAAGCAATTGATCATAATATGATCAACTTTGTAAGCCGGCTTGGGTCGTGAGTATTTACTTAGACTTAGAACCGAATTCTTTGCAATAGATAGTTGTAATTTCGGAAAAAAAAGAGTCAAGTTTTTCTTACATTGAATCATTCATATATGTGTAGATATAGCTaacacatatattttttatggattcaTTTGGTTCTTTTGAATCTTGCTCGAGCCGGATGATAAAAAATTATCATGTCCGGTTCCTTCGGAGGATGGATGTATAAGAATTCACCTATCCCAATAACAAAAAAACCTGATTTGAATGATCCTGTATTAAGAGCTAAATTGGCAAAAGGTATGGGTCATAATTATTACGGAGAACCCGCATGGCCCAACgatcttttatatatttttccaGTCGTAATTCTAGGTACTATTGCATGTAACGTAGGCTTAGCGGTTCTAGAACCATCAATGATTGGTGAACCAGCAGATCCATTTGCAACCCCTTTGGAAATATTACCTGAATGGTATTTCTTTCCCGTATTTCAAATACTTCGTACAGTACCTAATAAATTATTGGGTGTTCTTTTAATGGTTTCAGTACCTGCGGGATTATTAATAGTACCCTTTTTAGAGAATGTTAATAAATTCCAAAATCCATTTCGTCGTCCAGTAGCGACAACCGTCTTTTTGATCGGTACTGC
The Primulina tabacum isolate GXHZ01 unplaced genomic scaffold, ASM2559414v2 Contig1132, whole genome shotgun sequence genome window above contains:
- the LOC142535775 gene encoding uncharacterized protein LOC142535775 — its product is MTFYYRPTVTEAFASVQYIMTEANFGWLIRSVHRWSASMMVLMMILHVFRVYLTGGFKKPRELTWVTGVVLAVLTASFGVTGYSLPWDQIGYWAVKIVTGVPEAIPVIGSPLVELLRGSASVGQSTLTRFYSLHTFVLPLLTVVFMLMHFLMIRKQGISGPLIYVCHIGIHNQKVFCSNHRVRVTAIQKIGCIMSGSFGGWMYKNSPIPITKKPDLNDPVLRAKLAKGMGHNYYGEPAWPNDLLYIFPVVILGTIACNVGLAVLEPSMIGEPADPFATPLEILPEWYFFPVFQILRTVPNKLLGVLLMVSVPAGLLIVPFLENVNKFQNPFRRPVATTVFLIGTAVALWLGIGATLPIDKSLTLGLF